In Nocardia yunnanensis, one DNA window encodes the following:
- a CDS encoding NAD(P)H-quinone oxidoreductase, with protein MYAVTLDGFGGPEVMKWAQVDDLPAPGPGEVAIDVVAAGVNRADLLQRQGLYPPPPGASETLGLEVSGVVAEVGAGVRDWRPGDKVCALLSGGGYAERVNAPAAQLLPVPEGLDVAAAAALPEVAATVWSNLVMTAGLHSGQLLLIHGGGSGIGTHAIQVARALGARVAVTAGSRYKLDRCAELGATVLINYREHDFVTTLHSEYPGADIILDNMGAAYLERNVEALAVDGHLVVIGMQGGVKAELNLGALLAKRGSIHATNLRRRPETGHGSKAEIITELRRHLWPLVSDGTVVPVVSAEVPVTDVAEAHRLLDSDETVGKVILGIREP; from the coding sequence ATGTATGCGGTGACACTCGACGGTTTCGGCGGGCCAGAGGTCATGAAATGGGCGCAGGTGGACGACCTGCCCGCGCCCGGACCGGGCGAGGTGGCGATCGATGTGGTGGCCGCGGGGGTGAACCGCGCGGACCTGCTGCAACGGCAAGGTCTCTACCCGCCGCCGCCCGGGGCCAGCGAGACCCTGGGCTTGGAGGTGTCCGGGGTGGTCGCGGAAGTCGGTGCGGGCGTGCGGGATTGGCGGCCCGGAGACAAGGTGTGCGCGCTGCTGTCCGGCGGCGGGTACGCCGAACGGGTGAACGCGCCGGCCGCCCAGCTGCTGCCGGTGCCGGAGGGACTGGATGTGGCCGCGGCGGCCGCGCTGCCGGAGGTGGCGGCCACGGTCTGGTCCAACCTGGTGATGACCGCGGGATTGCACAGCGGGCAGTTGCTGCTGATTCACGGCGGCGGCAGCGGAATCGGCACGCATGCCATTCAGGTGGCGCGGGCGCTGGGCGCGCGGGTCGCGGTCACCGCGGGTTCGCGTTACAAGCTGGATCGGTGCGCGGAATTGGGCGCGACGGTGTTGATCAATTATCGCGAGCACGATTTCGTGACCACCCTGCACAGCGAATATCCCGGCGCGGACATCATTCTCGACAATATGGGCGCGGCGTATCTGGAGCGCAACGTGGAAGCGCTCGCCGTGGACGGTCATCTGGTGGTGATCGGCATGCAGGGCGGGGTGAAGGCGGAATTGAATCTCGGTGCGCTGCTTGCCAAACGGGGTTCGATTCACGCCACCAATCTGCGACGGCGGCCCGAGACCGGGCACGGGTCGAAGGCGGAGATCATCACCGAATTGCGGCGGCACCTGTGGCCGTTGGTTTCCGACGGCACCGTGGTGCCGGTGGTGTCGGCGGAGGTGCCGGTCACCGACGTCGCCGAAGCCCATCGACTGCTGGACTCCGACGAGACGGTCGGCAAGGTGATTCTGGGGATCCGCGAGCCGTAG